The segment TGCTAAAAACAAGTTGTGAGTGGCTAAAAATTAGCAAGTGAAGTTAGTTTATTGCTAACTCATGTACTAAAACATATTGAGAAAATAATACTCCTACCAAGCATGGCATTAGTGCAATGATTGAGTCATCCCAGTCTGTCAACTAGATGTCATGGACATGTGTGTCAAATGTTGAATAGAAATGCCGTTGCTGGAGACCTATGTGTGCATCTATGTGTGCATGCGTATAAGTCTGTATTTATATATGTAGTCTTTGTTTCTGTGTGTTGCTATGGAGTTATGTTGCATTGTCAAATTTTTGCATTCATACTTGTTATTATAATCATGTCTTttgttttgctttttttttttatggacaaaTGTTGATACCATTTCAGTATCTATTATCAGGGATATATCTAATGAGATATATATTGTATTCCAGGCATGAGCTTTTACTTTTTGAAGCTCTGCAAGAGGGTTTGGAAGAAGAAATGGAGAGGGATCCCCGTGTATGTGTCATGGGCGAAGATGTGGGTCACTATGGAGGTTCATACAAAGTGACCAAAGGACTGGCAAAAAAATTTGGGGACCTTAGGGTTCTTGACACCCCAATTGCTGAGAACTCCTTCACTGGCATGGGAATTGGGGCTGCTATGACTGGTTTGAGACCAGTTGTTGAGGGCATGAACATGGGATTTCTCCTCCTTGCTTTTAATCAGATCTCCAACAACTGTGGTATGCTTCATTATACATCCGGTGGCCAGTTTACCATACCAATAGTCATTCGTGGGCCTGGTGGTGTTGGACGTCAACTAGGGGCTGAGCATTCTCAACGTCTTGAGTCATACTTTCAGTCAATCCCTGGAATCCAAATGGTTGCATGCTCCACCCCATACAATGCCAAGGGCTTAATGAAGGCTGCAATCAGAAGTGAGAACCCTGTTATCTTTTTTGAGCATGTTTTGCTTTACAACCTCAAGGAGAGAATCCCAGACGAGGATTATATCTGTAATCTTGAGGAAGCTGAGATGGTAAGGCCTGGAGAACATGTCACCATTCTAACCTATTCAAGGATGAGGTATCATGTAATGCAGGCGGCTAAAACATTGGTGAACAAGGGTTATGATCCCGAAGTAATTGATATTAGGTCTTTGAAACCATTTGATCTTTACACTATTGGGAACTCAGTTAAGAAAACACATCGTGTTCTTATTGTGGAGGAGTGCATGCGGACTGGTGGTATTGGTGCTAGCTTGATAGCTGCGATTACCGAGAATTTCAACGACTACTTGGATGCTCCAATTATGTGCTTATCTTCACAGGATGTGCCTACACCATATGCTGGAACCCTGGAGGAAGTGACTGTTGTTCAGCCTGCCCAGATTGTGACAGCCGTTGAGCAGCTCTGCCAGTAATTGCAAATTTGCAATAGCAGAAATATTGATGCATGGTTGAAGTTCTGTTAGTGTTGTCATGTTTATTTTGAAACCATTCTCTTGCGACTTTGTTTTCAATATATAAGTTTCACGAGTTATGTTAGTGTTATGTTTGTTGAGTTGTTCGTGGGTTTAAGGCATTTAGTTTGACCTTTGTTTTTTCTTGACTGAAATGGGCAGTAAGACCTTTAAGCAGTGTTACAGGTAGGGTACTGGAAAATAAGTCTACATTTCCAGTTGCTGTCACATTACTACACACTATGAGACAAGCCAGTGTAATTCATTGTCTAAATTTTTCTTATGAAGGTGGTAATGCAAATAGTCTCATTTCTTCACATCCTTTTTTTCTCTTTAATATTTTAGTGTGTGTGTTCTTGTAGCTTTCATTACTTTTTATTTACATTCAAACTTAATCCCCTCGTAGCTGCTGTAAATTTCTGCTTTTGGACCATGCTCCAAAAGATCTTGGCTCCACTAGAAAGAGTTAGTACATACTAACACACTAAAATATTTGGGTGTTCACAGCCTGGCTTAATGCCATTGTAGCCCAGCTAAGGTACGTTTCAAACTAACTTCAATGAAATCCAAAACCAACATTTCTTCATTTATTACGTTAGGTTAACTTTCTCAAatcttatatataatataattatgaaTTTAGTTCCTAGCATTTACCCATTTTTCATTTTGGtcttagtttatttatttatcattttgatCTTCAATATTttatgtacaagcccaattttgggaccCAACTCAAACCTACCCAAAACCCATTACAACCCAAGCCCAATAGGCCCAAAGTAATGTAGCCCAAACCTTTAGAGCAAAACAACAGGAATTTCAAACcctaggtgcgccgcacctaggGTCTTCTGACCCCAACCACTGCCTCAGTGCTAATGGCACCTCCACCACCGCCTCTGCTCCACTACCATTTGTCTGCAGCAACAATGGAAGAATAGATAGATATTaaaaaaaggaaatgaaatggctataaaagccaagcaAAACCATTGTCTGGGGTTTTTTTATGATTCTCGAAGAAAAAGAGATTCACATCAAAAGGTTTAGTAAATAAAATACGAACTTGCAAAGAAAGAATTTGAAGGTGATCTAAAGGTCTATCTACTGTTTTTCTATTTGTTCATCATTTTACCCTTTCTCTTACTCTTTCTTTGAAACGTTATTAATACATATCATTTATGTTTATCAAAACAATATGCATcattaagtaaatatataaaacaaaaaataaaaaataaaaaattttataccTGAGGCGGAGCGATGGCCGGAGTCCTCGCCGGCATATGGACctgcaaagaaaagaaagagcttagttttcttttttttttttaacagacGGTAGAAATGATTTTTAAGGCTgattttttaacttatataggtgttataaaacgacgtcgttttggtcgGCACCCATAAGCCCCAAAACGATGCCGTTTAACCAACCTGACCCGAGAACTGGCTCCGAACCGCctcaggatccgcgcgttttcaTCTGACGGTCTAATTATGCgcgcggtccttccgcttttcacACGTTTCGCAATCagctttttttatttctttcaaattggcctCAAAGTTCATCACGTTTTGTAATTTAATCCTCTCTCCTGCGACGTCGTTTTAAGGGTTCGGGTAAATTCCCCTTTTGGCCCCTGGATATTATATGCGTATTCAAATAGGTGCCCCTTTTTTATATTTCCTTTCGAATTGGCCCCAAAATCCTGTTTTAGTTTCGAATTTAGTCCCTTCTTTGTGATTTAAtctgatttttatattatttttactttttattttatttttttagcattattttaactgttattattattattattaccatattcattaacatattatcattatttttgctatactattgttattattatatatacataccttttattatttttatgtatattttaaatattattatcgttattattatcacctatatggttattattattactattaatatatattttgtcgcatatgtatgtatatacattttCTATAggtatagtattattttaattatcttattttaatattactattatattatatctttttaacattattattactatcacTATTATCATGATATTATTACTATCACTATTATCATGATATATTAGTATACATTTTATACGTACATATACACATTTACATatgtagttatatatatatatatatattattactcTAATTTAATACTTTTACCTTTGTATTTCTATTATCATTACATAGTAGTACgtattttcattatatatatgtatatatatatatgttatatagcaTTATTAATAGCTTAATACTATTGTTTTAGGTATTTGTGTGTCACATATACtttcattaaatatatatatattatattcctaTTAAGCACATATCTTACAttacatacattttatatacatatatatttttacgtaTACTCTGTCTAATCTtttaatatattacatatattttgTGTGCATATATGTTTGTTAATATCGcattttatgtattttaatacTACGtacacatattattatttttaatatatacatttatgtgtttatatatcgttattattagtctttgttattgttactatttttaataaatattgcaTACATATTTGTAATCtggtattatatgttttacatacATGTGCTCCCTACTACTTCatattcacattattactatCATATTTAAATACCATGCGTTATTATCGTTTCGTACTAttgttatttacattattattattattatcgttatCGTTTTCGTTgtcattgttatttttatttttgccatgTTTATCATTTGTTTATAATTGCATATTATTAGCCTTGATCTTACTTCATCTTTTACAGTTGATCATGTTATTGTTTTGACAATCGTCGCACCATTATTATATTCTTATACACATCAATGCTATATTttgcttttacattttattataaaTCGCGTTGCTTTTTGTTCAATGTAAtaaaacaattctttcataaGAGCAAAATCCGTTATTAGGTAGTCCGaaataatcgtgccctaacttactgggtttcgacttttcccatttaacctaaataacggaatactcttttaaatcattatacgagttttgaaaaatgcttattctcgaagatgtgaagtgttgtgccctaacttaccaggtatgatattttgtcatctcgaaataagaattttgtttagaaataaaggcaatattcggtgtttgagaattctagaaaacgtaccctaacttactgggtttcgacttctctcgttattctaaataatcgaatacccttttaataaaatacacagatttcataaaaggcaagctcgctatCGAAAATTtaagatgttgtgtcctaacttactgggtgtgacattttatattttgagacgagaggtctttaacacttgagcttttataaagaaggatcgtattttaaaattctttcaaattttttaattttcgacactaagacactaattaatcaactaggtaccaattttgggcgatcgagggtgctaatccttcctcgtatgtaaccgactcccgaactgtTTTCTTGATTCTcgagaccaaaattgttgtttaaataaaccaaactatttattaaaaacaaccacttttatgaggtgacccgatcacacctcgtcaaaaaggattggtggcgacttccgttcttttattttcaaaatccaagtcgattccggtttttttttcaaaaaatggttacgacattttaaattttatttaaattgtttttgcTTGATGGAAAAGCTAGcttaattgttaaaattttagttgTACCAACATGACAACTTGCTGTCTAcgtaaaattctaaaaaattaataaaaatattttaaaattcaataaaatttgaaaaaaattgagtTAACAATAAAGTTTACCTAAACAGTCATACGAGATAACACATTAGTGTTACTAGAAATTTAGTAGTCTAATAGAAAGTAATTTGATTCAACTTTGAAATAGAATGGAAGTGATAAAATATGTATACGCCAAACACTAGATCTTTGTGAATCAATTAATTCGAGAGAGAATCCTGCTGAACGAAAAGTAAGGTGCCAATTATAGGCTGTCTGGTCAGGCCTATTTTATAGGGCCAACAAACCAAGCTTTGGCCTTTATGACATTTTGTCGGGAGCAGAAGCTAACTCGCGCTTATTTTGTTGCTTCCTGTTTTGGGCCCTTAGTCGAGAGTAGTTTGTGTATGCCAAACGTAGAACCCTCCTCGATCATATAAGATGAATCATGAATGAGATGATTGAGGAGAATTTCATGTGAATCACTGGAATTTGACACAGcacatatattttataatagCTTTCTACCATCCCTTCCCAAGACCATAAATACTCTTCGGGTGGATGCTATCGTGGCATTTCCATAGCCACTAAAGCaggacttttttttttcttttccgttGGTTGAGTTGGTTAGTTGTCTGGTGGAATGCATGTGACTGGGTTGAAACAAGCATGTTCAGTGGCATTCTGCTCAGCATGTAAACGTTTCATACCCTGGAAAGGGTGTTTGCAGAGGCAATATATCATGGCCCGATGAAACAGCATAGCCTTAGGTTCACTTTGAAAGCTACCAAATGTGTATGGTAGCTGGTTTCATGCATAAGCAACCATTTCAGAGATCGACAATCTATTGCTTTCTTGATTTACATTCAAATCTACCCATGTTGAAGACAAGAggaataaaatcaaattatctATAAGCAGTAGCAGATTTCCTAATAATGAGAGAAGCCATGTTTGTATGTCCGACCCCAACCGCCCCTTCCCGCTAGCTAGTGCAGGTTTCCTCCATCCAGATGGATGAAGTTGTAGTTTTCCTGCTTTTATTTCTCTTATCTAATTTCATAAAAATGGCTGCCACCCTATCTACATATATCAGCATTAATTGAAATGTCAAAGATGATTTGATCTCGTTACTACTGATGATGGTGCTGTTTTGTTGGCTTTGATTTTCAGCCACATATAATAGACATATGCATGTGGGCATCTGGATGCATCAACCTACACTATCCTTCCCTAATTAGTTGGGTGCCTATGCCTTCCACGATAGGAAACAAAACCTGatatttacacactttttcaagTATTTAATAATATCCTTGATTTTTTTGCTATAGACGACTAGCCTCATGCAGTTTATCTCAGTTAGAGCCAATGAAGTTTTACTAATTTAGCTCAAACCTTAGGGAAGAAGGATGATTCACAGAGTAAAATGCCATGGCAGTCATGATGTTATGACGAAGTTTCTATGCAGGATTAATACAAATTATTCAATTATAGATCAGTAGTGTCTCGAATTTTTTCATCAACGCCAATATGAAGTAATAACAGTTTATGTAGGATTGTTCCGACTATCCTAAAACGAGTTGTAACCATCTTTAGGGCTGTATAATTTTCAGGTTCTCTATCCAGAATGATTAGAAATAATACTAATAAATCTGAAGCTCGAAACTCCATGAGTTGCGGCTGGTGAAGACAATGCAGCAAACACTTTCTTTTAACTccatagtgtttttttttttttattccaactGGACATAATGGGGGTGTTTCTGCAAGTAGCGAGCACCTTACAACTACTTGTCGAGTGTCTTATTCCTTACAGTAAGGAGAAGCAAAGGATCAATAGTAGGTGGGGTTAATTAAGTGCATCAACAATATAGCATAATCATGGTTACTATACTGCAAGCATTCTATTAATTGAAAGGAGTATGATCTTATATGTGTTACATATTTCTCATGTTCTTACATACTTCTGTTATCTTAATGCACTCCATCGTAGTAATGTTTTTCATCTCAGAGTAATTATATTGTCTATAGTACTTGAACTCATGTGTGAGTGTCAGCTAAGAGAATATtgttaaattttagattttttatgtATTTGGAGAGATGTATCTCCGTATATGCATCAAGCATCAGTGttgaatataaatatttaaagaaaaaggTGAAGAGGTCTAATTGCTCTGCCACTTGGTATCAGCAAGAACAAATAGAGAATTATTAGTCTAACAGTCAACACATATTGGAGTTATGGGTGGGGAATGAATTTAGACTTGAACTCTTGCAAAGAGCTATATCAACTGCGGAAGTAATGAAACAAAAACGTGCTCATTTTGTATTTAAAATTAGATCTTGTGTCAGAGACATGCTTAAACATGTCGTATGATTCACTTCTATAGCTGTCGCATGATCCATGCATGAATGTCGCTGTACCGTGTTCTCTTTGCACACTCACACTCACTGCCTAATATCACTTTCTTGGCCAACTTATGGATTCTGAACAAATCAGATCATCTCTACTTAGAGCATGAACATGATCTTCGAGCATGCTTCTTGGATTGAAAATtgcttcttctttcttttcctcCGCAAATATTTTCTTTAGTCCGTAATTTTCAATCAATTTGGGCATGACTATACATTGAGCATTTAAATCTACCCACGTGGAAGATTCGTGCAATCCAATTGACAATGTGATGACTTTGCAGAAGATCTTTGGATacgatatcttttttttttttcattattttttggcACTTACAAATAGTCCATTAATTGGTTAATAAAAACCCTTTATCCTGCCTTGGTTTGTCTGTAGTAAGATATTCGTTTAACATCGTCATATAATACGCTGTGCCAAAGATGGCCTATTTCTAATAACTTTCCTTAATTAGTTCCTTCGGGATtttatttgataaaccataatcaaATCAAAGCAAAatgtttccttttttttctttttctagccAAAAATGGACTGAATTGATTAATTAGTAAACCATGTCTATCACaatcaaattttatataataaaattataaaatatataaaataaatgtgatttttattgaaaaataaaatacgaaaattatAAAGTTTTGGGTTGTATTTTTGTAGAACTAGAGGAATGTGCTTTTTAATGAAAACATTGAACTTCCGGTTTGGTGCATTGGGCTTGTGAATTTATAATGTGGTTGTGGTGGGTGTTGGGAAGCATGTGGTTTTAAGCCGAATGCAGCAGGGCTGATGAGTGAACCTAGTTTGACCCTTAACCCTCATCTCATgtgtttttcttttcctttatctcGATGTTTCCAAGAGTtcaaaataagattcacggacaCAATTTCCCATTGCATTCACCACAGAAATGAACGAGCATCCACACcattcataatcacatttatGCAGATAACATTGTGGTCATTTCAAAATGTCATATATATCTCTATGTCTGTTGTTTCTTGGTAGAATATTGCAgatagagaaaaataaaaaaaataaaaagttgtttCTTGGTATAATATAGTTAAAAAAGCTATTGCTCTATGTGCACTGAAAAGGTAGGTGGGATGGGAGTGTGAGAATTCATTGTTTCGACGTAAGAGGAAATATTGGTTTGGCTAGAGCATAGCGCCAAGGGCCAAATCCCCATATTGCACAAGCAAAACTGACCAACAATATTGCACAATGTTGTTTTTCACCAGTTTGCCTTCAATATTAATTAGCTCATGTAATTTTGCGGCTGTATTGTAAGAACCCTCTACGTGTCTCTGCTTCCCGATCTCTTGGTAGCCAGTAATATACTTGCCTCCTTTATATTATAGTTTTGCTGTCAGGTCTCCAACTTGCCTcctttatattatttacatatatgtTAAATATGTTACATCCAAAAATGACGTTTGTTGCTGTCTTCGATTATTTACATATATGAAAATTAGCGAGGGGTTAGCCATATTGAACATTTCCAGAGCAAAAACATATATAAATCTTTTGTTTTCCAATATTTTAAATACACCTAGAAGTGCATTATGGttgatataaataaatatatatgtatataggtaGATAGTATTATTAGGTTATAATTGTACATTGACCATCGAGAAGTCTCTAGTTCTACGTAAGGATCCTAGAACATTAACATGAAAACGAATAAGGAAGTCGTCACTGAATCATCCCATGAGAGCTTGAAGAGTCAGAGGTTGATTTCAACGCAAAAGGTCACCAAATGTTCATGGCAAACTGAAATCCAGGAGAGCTTAGAGAGAGATGTACGCGGTTGAATGTACGCTCGACACACAATTGATATTTCAAGTGCCACACATTTGTGTTGGTTTAAAGGGATAGTAGCATGCATGCACGTCAATGAATTGAGTTTCAAGCACCTGTCACTTCATGCTGCAATGATGCTCGGATACCACACATGCATGTTTTTAAGGATGAATCTCATGTTATGTAAAATAGGCAACTATATCATCTCATTATCACccatttgaaattttaatatatatttgtttGAATGACCAAAATTTATGCCATTAGTTTCTACCCTAGGGGGCTGCTCCTTGACAATGGGGTTGAGGAAAATCTGTTCTGATTAGTCCTATTTTATTTATGCTTCAAAAGTGTTTCTCAATTTCCTAGCACTAATATAGTGCGACATTCATTTTGCGCCATTATACAAACAAAGtaagtaaataattattagtgatcaatatcaataataaaacaaaacgaAAATAACAGGTCAACTCCTAAAAAAAGTAAGGAGAGAAGACCATTGTGTCATTATTATATGGTTTGATGTCGACAAATTTAGTGGAACTTTGAAATACGTGAGAGGAAAAAGTTGATTTTTTGCCTTCAAATTTTTTATACGTCATTAAACTTCAATTAAACTCCAATTTAAAATTCTTTATCACTAAAAACACATGTACCCTTCGATAAATGCAAATTAGTGTGATTCTGGAGATTGTTTAAGTTATTTgagttaaatatattaaattttttattcgaTAGGTTCAACttaattgatattttatattattttttgaaGTAAAATTTTTAATCACAATGAAAAGCTTATTGTCATAGTTACTGAAATGAAGTTTAATACTAGAAGTGGATGAAGAAAAACATTTCCAAGCATGTATGTAAGTTTAAAAATTCAATTTGGATTAAAGaagaaagaacacttaagatatTTCCAAGTATTTTGTAAGTGATCTTAAAGACGTCAcagtaatattaaataataataaaaaaagtttGAATGTTGTGAGAATTTTATGCAACGTTATCATCAACTTGGGGGCTAAATTAGTTGGGATGAAGATAAATATAAAATCACAATTTGATCCACCTCTAGCATCGCACACTTGGGGTTATTTCTTTTTggtattttaaacaactttaatgGTGTTCTGTCAGTGGCCACCTATGACCTAAGGGAAATTGTAGTAAGGATTGAGTGGGTTTTCTTTTTTTAGTTCTTCTTTCACTTATCCTTTAGAATCCAAAGGAAAGGTTGGGTATACAAATTTATCCAATGGAAGTGGAGGGAGCAAAGGTGGCCACTCCCTTTTCTCTAACTGGAAACCTAGATTAAATAAAGGGGTAATGTGAAAGTTAGTcctcaatatttatatttttttaattatttttggtctttattcttctttttttttctaactaAATTTAACCATTAATCTTGACTTTTTTAATGATGTTGGCATGACAAACCGTGTATACTTCATGCTAACATGGCACTATGTCTTGTATGTTACtctaacaaataatttaaaaattataaaataaaaaataataataataaattcaaaaaattataaaaaggtcATAAGAATTCAAAAGTTAATATAAAGTACATGTGGATTTCCATGCGAGCtactatgtttaaaaatttaatgttttagtcaatatttctatttaaaaacaataattcaactcttttaaaagttgaaagtcAAATTTAGCTTAAGAAAAAATAAAGACCAAATTAACAAAAATGTAAACGCGGAAAGCTAAATTTGACATTATGCCTTAAATAAATAGATACCCTACGCTTCAACATTTTCTACGTTCTAAGAATAGAGTTTATGTTGCCCTAAATATTTAGCGGGTAATGTCATAACACTATCGCCACAAATCTCATTAAGGGCAACTATCATATCGAGTCCAATCTCATTTAATAAGTTTAACTTTTTTAAGATCACCAACTCATAGAAAAGTCACATCTACTCTACTCTTCGTATTCACAAatctcaaaatgattaaatccTATTCATACCCTAAATTGAGCTTAGGATTTGACTCTACCAAAAGaccattattgtaacacccctaacttgaattcgtcgtcggaacagggttactgagcattactggagtttataGATCAATCAATCAGACATTTCATATAATCTAGCATTCATATAAGAAATCAATCGAAATCAAACATATTTTCCCTTATATAAGCCTTCGgggcccaaaatacacattagaaacaagtcgggactagaTCAAGTCCTtaaagaatttttcaaaaaacattgaaatttttcaaagttgtaggAGACACATAGTCGTGCGGCCAGGCCGTATGACTCACACGGTTAGGAGACAAGCtcctgtctcaggccatgtgggcattcgaaatagggacacgcggctgtgtccctgcccgtgtaactctctaaattggatcacacggccaagtcatacgccAGTGCGCTAGGCCGTGTTAAGCATACTGACTTACGTAAGTAAaagatacaagggacacacggccatgccacctGGCCGTATGTCAcatacagttgagacacacgcccgtatggacaaaaataggtcatttctaagccacatttctcatccaatttggtaccaacctaaacacaacaatttgCATATCAACAAGTCATAACAAGGTATTTAAATCAGGCCAAAATCAAATCTTAAACATGTATTATCacaacatacaaccaatatgcctttaggcacctcaaatgacaacttaATAACATATAAACCAAATATCCAAATTTACCTAGATATTCAAATGCATATATGCATAAATATTGTACCAAATATACTATTTCAAACCAATTATCAATATACCTATAAGTTTtccatcattcaatcatatcaaacacacattaaatatgttaatgccatatatataaacacatcaaaatatatcaAGCataagccattcaaatggcttgcctcaacaaaacatttatataccaacattgaccaaaatatcctatacatgccattataaccggaATTAAATTACTGAAAGTATCAAAAGAGCCAATAGATAGTGTGAAATATCTTCGACCAGCTTCTAACCCGATTGAGCTtccgaattactataaaacatagaaaataacacaaagtaagcatttaagcttagtaagttcatataatacataatttaacttaccatatttCCATAAAATAGGTAAGTAAATATAGCATATCTAaatcaatttggccaaaagcctaaacacatgatCACTAACATATTAGCCATGAAAATCACATATAAAATCCAACACACATGGTTGgattcatcaaataatcatatatcatgtatttcatgtatataccggtaataattcatatcaaactcatatgatttcataacaaaactatgcccgttgaaccatttaaaatatcgtTGGATACACAGATAGTATACACAATGTGTATTGGactgtaatccgtcaatttaTATTCATGTATACTCATACGAGCTGTAAACGGGAAGCTCCTCCTAGCtgaataacgggaagctcatgcgAGCTGAGTAACCGGAAGCTCATGCGAGCTAAGTATCAATAAGCTCATGCGAGCTAAATAtcgggaagctcatgtgagctatGGCATGtacacaacacatgcaggaccccaaccaaatcggtaaccctaatgacatgttatttaTATCCTACGAATTTCGTAAAGTTCAAACGTGACTCGGTAATTGTTGGATATGCAATTGGTATTTATTCATGGCAATTGTACAATTCACAAATGATAAAtcaatttaacacataaaaatatataatttaattacacgaacatCAAGcttgtaacgtccccctacccgagaccgttgccg is part of the Gossypium arboreum isolate Shixiya-1 chromosome 5, ASM2569848v2, whole genome shotgun sequence genome and harbors:
- the LOC108453731 gene encoding pyruvate dehydrogenase E1 component subunit beta-3, chloroplastic → MAAIFQGVGAAAALSSSPSNSFDSKKFVFSPCRSFSVRKGASFAVVRSDGRVNLNPKGRRAQQLISNAVATKSDNAAASSSSKPGHELLLFEALQEGLEEEMERDPRVCVMGEDVGHYGGSYKVTKGLAKKFGDLRVLDTPIAENSFTGMGIGAAMTGLRPVVEGMNMGFLLLAFNQISNNCGMLHYTSGGQFTIPIVIRGPGGVGRQLGAEHSQRLESYFQSIPGIQMVACSTPYNAKGLMKAAIRSENPVIFFEHVLLYNLKERIPDEDYICNLEEAEMVRPGEHVTILTYSRMRYHVMQAAKTLVNKGYDPEVIDIRSLKPFDLYTIGNSVKKTHRVLIVEECMRTGGIGASLIAAITENFNDYLDAPIMCLSSQDVPTPYAGTLEEVTVVQPAQIVTAVEQLCQ